From the genome of Erythrobacter litoralis, one region includes:
- the nuoI gene encoding NADH-quinone oxidoreductase subunit NuoI: MTTATQLLKSFTLWEFLKAHALTLKYFFKPKVTINYPFEKSPLSPRFRGEHALRRYPNGEERCIACKLCEAVCPAQAITIESEPREDGSRRTTRYDIDMTKCIYCGFCQEACPVDAIVEGPNFEYSTETREELLYDKAKLLANGDKWERAIAANLEADAPYR, encoded by the coding sequence ATGACCACCGCAACCCAACTCCTCAAATCCTTCACCCTCTGGGAATTTCTAAAGGCGCACGCCTTGACGCTGAAGTATTTCTTCAAGCCCAAGGTGACGATCAACTACCCGTTCGAGAAGTCGCCGCTCTCCCCGCGCTTTCGCGGCGAGCATGCGCTGCGCCGCTATCCCAACGGCGAGGAGCGCTGCATCGCGTGCAAGCTGTGCGAGGCGGTTTGTCCCGCGCAGGCGATCACGATCGAGAGCGAACCGCGCGAAGACGGTTCGCGCCGCACAACGCGCTACGACATCGACATGACCAAGTGCATCTATTGCGGGTTCTGTCAGGAAGCCTGCCCGGTCGATGCCATCGTCGAGGGTCCGAATTTCGAATATTCCACCGAAACCCGCGAGGAGCTGCTCTACGACAAGGCCAAGCTGCTCGCGAACGGTGACAAATGGGAACGGGCCATCGCGGCCAATCTTGAAGCGGATGCCCCCTACCGCTAG
- a CDS encoding NADH-quinone oxidoreductase subunit J — protein MIQVLAFYLFAAVVIASAVFVILSRNPVHSVLWLILAFFNAAGLMVLVGAEFIAMLLVIVYVGAVAVLFLFVVMMLDIDFASMRAGFIRNMPLGVAVAVILLAELLLVVGAYGAGGIDIGTADGSRATPLGLSNIEALGALLYSDYILLFEIAGIILLVAMIGAIVLTFQPPKPGARGRQNVGKQIARRPEEATVMKNPEYGKGVEL, from the coding sequence ATGATACAGGTCCTCGCCTTCTATCTCTTCGCCGCCGTGGTGATCGCGAGCGCGGTGTTCGTGATCCTGTCGCGGAACCCGGTTCATTCGGTGCTGTGGCTGATCCTTGCCTTCTTCAACGCGGCGGGGCTGATGGTGCTGGTCGGCGCCGAGTTCATCGCGATGCTGCTCGTCATCGTCTATGTCGGCGCGGTTGCGGTGCTGTTCCTGTTCGTCGTCATGATGCTCGACATCGATTTTGCCTCGATGCGCGCAGGGTTCATACGCAACATGCCGCTGGGCGTGGCGGTCGCCGTCATCCTGCTCGCCGAACTTTTGCTGGTGGTCGGAGCCTATGGTGCGGGCGGGATCGATATCGGGACGGCTGATGGATCGCGGGCAACGCCGCTGGGCCTCAGCAATATCGAGGCGCTGGGTGCACTGCTTTACAGCGATTACATCCTGCTGTTCGAGATCGCGGGGATCATCCTCCTCGTCGCCATGATCGGGGCGATCGTTCTAACCTTCCAGCCGCCCAAGCCGGGCGCGCGCGGCCGCCAGAACGTCGGCAAGCAGATCGCGCGTCGGCCCGAGGAGGCGACAGTCATGAAGAACCCGGAATACGGGAAAGGGGTCGAGCTGTGA
- the nuoK gene encoding NADH-quinone oxidoreductase subunit NuoK translates to MIGIEHYLTVGAILFVLGVLGIFLNRKNVIVILMAIELILLAVNINLVAFSAFMGDLVGQVFAMLVLTVAAAEAAIGLAILFIYFRGHGTIAVDDVNRMKG, encoded by the coding sequence GTGATCGGCATCGAGCATTACCTCACCGTGGGCGCGATCCTGTTCGTGCTCGGCGTGCTGGGGATCTTCCTCAATCGCAAGAACGTGATCGTCATCCTGATGGCGATCGAGCTGATCCTGTTGGCGGTGAACATCAACCTCGTCGCCTTCAGCGCCTTCATGGGCGATCTCGTCGGGCAGGTCTTCGCCATGCTGGTGTTGACCGTCGCGGCGGCCGAGGCGGCGATCGGGCTGGCGATCCTCTTCATCTATTTCCGCGGCCACGGCACGATCGCGGTCGACGACGTGAACCGGATGAAGGGATAG
- the nuoL gene encoding NADH-quinone oxidoreductase subunit L, translating into MQSITIIVFLPLLAAIVAGLGNRMIGNVAAKTVTTGALFVSAALSWPIFLGFLDGSEAERVVPVLKWVQSGDMSFDWALRVDALTAVMLVVINSVSALVHLYSWGYMEEDDSQPRFFAYLSLFTFAMLMLVTADNLVQMFFGWEGVGLASYLLIGFYFRKPSAGAAAIKAFVVNRVGDLGFMLGIFGTFLVFNTTSIPEILDAAPAMSGSTIGFLGFRFYTMDILCILLFIGAMGKSAQLGLHTWLPDAMEGPTPVSALIHAATMVTAGVFMLCRLSPMFETAPTALAIVTVVGAATCFFAATIGTTQCDIKRVIAYSTCSQLGYMFFAAGVGAYGVAMFHLFTHAFFKALLFLGAGSVIHAMHHEQDMRYYGGLRKAIPVTFWAMMAGTLAITGVGVLYVFGFAGFYSKDAILEAAWARGTGTAHFAFWAGAIAALLTSFYSWRLMFLTFWGKPRWAESEHIQHAVHHGEHTSDHAHPAPHENAAQKGPHDVPATEEQDGTAGYHPHESPLSMLVPLGVLTIGAVFAGYVFKYPFIDGSSEMVDPNGFWGNSIYFNENLIHALHAVPLWVKLTATAAMLIGLGGAILAYVLKPGIPAAFVARFSALHDFVYRKWYFDELYDAIFVKPAFWFGRQFWKIGDIGGIDRFGPNGIAWAVQRGSIATKSIQSGYLYTYALVMLLGLVAAMTYVLL; encoded by the coding sequence GTGCAATCGATCACCATCATCGTCTTCCTGCCGCTGCTCGCCGCGATCGTCGCGGGACTCGGCAACCGCATGATCGGAAACGTAGCGGCAAAGACCGTGACGACCGGCGCGCTGTTCGTTTCGGCGGCGCTTAGCTGGCCGATCTTTCTCGGTTTCCTCGACGGGAGCGAGGCGGAGCGGGTCGTGCCCGTGCTCAAGTGGGTGCAGTCGGGCGACATGAGCTTCGACTGGGCGCTGCGGGTGGATGCGCTTACCGCCGTCATGCTGGTCGTCATCAATTCGGTCTCGGCGCTCGTCCACCTCTATTCCTGGGGCTACATGGAGGAGGACGACAGCCAGCCGCGCTTCTTCGCCTATCTCTCGCTCTTCACCTTCGCGATGCTGATGCTGGTCACCGCCGACAACCTCGTCCAGATGTTCTTCGGATGGGAAGGGGTGGGGCTGGCGAGCTACCTGCTCATTGGGTTCTATTTCAGGAAGCCGAGCGCGGGCGCGGCGGCGATCAAGGCTTTCGTCGTCAACCGGGTCGGCGATCTCGGCTTCATGCTCGGCATCTTCGGCACGTTTCTCGTGTTCAACACGACCTCGATCCCGGAAATCCTCGACGCGGCACCTGCCATGAGCGGGTCGACCATCGGTTTCCTCGGCTTCCGCTTCTACACGATGGATATCCTTTGCATCCTCCTGTTCATCGGAGCGATGGGGAAGTCCGCTCAATTGGGCCTGCACACCTGGCTGCCCGACGCGATGGAAGGGCCGACGCCCGTTTCCGCGCTGATCCACGCCGCGACCATGGTGACCGCGGGCGTTTTCATGCTCTGCCGGTTGTCGCCCATGTTCGAGACCGCGCCGACCGCGCTCGCCATCGTCACCGTAGTTGGCGCTGCGACCTGTTTCTTCGCCGCCACCATCGGGACGACGCAGTGTGACATCAAGCGAGTGATCGCCTATTCCACCTGCTCGCAGCTCGGTTACATGTTCTTCGCCGCAGGGGTTGGCGCCTATGGCGTCGCCATGTTCCACCTGTTCACCCACGCTTTCTTCAAGGCGCTGCTCTTCCTCGGCGCGGGCAGCGTGATCCACGCCATGCACCACGAACAGGACATGCGCTATTACGGCGGGCTGCGCAAAGCGATCCCCGTGACCTTCTGGGCGATGATGGCGGGTACGCTGGCGATAACCGGGGTCGGCGTGCTCTACGTCTTCGGCTTCGCGGGCTTCTATTCGAAGGACGCGATCCTCGAAGCGGCCTGGGCGCGCGGCACCGGCACGGCGCATTTCGCCTTCTGGGCGGGCGCGATCGCGGCTCTGCTGACCAGCTTCTATTCCTGGCGCCTGATGTTCCTCACCTTCTGGGGCAAGCCCCGCTGGGCCGAGAGCGAGCATATCCAGCACGCCGTCCACCACGGCGAGCACACATCCGACCACGCGCACCCGGCACCGCACGAAAATGCAGCGCAGAAGGGGCCGCACGACGTTCCTGCGACCGAGGAACAAGACGGGACCGCCGGATACCACCCGCACGAAAGTCCGCTTTCGATGCTGGTCCCTCTTGGCGTGCTGACCATTGGCGCGGTCTTCGCGGGGTATGTCTTCAAATATCCGTTCATCGACGGGTCTTCGGAAATGGTCGACCCGAACGGGTTCTGGGGCAATTCCATCTATTTCAACGAGAACCTGATCCACGCGCTCCACGCGGTGCCGCTGTGGGTCAAGCTGACGGCGACCGCCGCAATGCTGATCGGGCTGGGCGGAGCGATCCTCGCCTATGTCCTGAAGCCCGGCATCCCGGCGGCCTTCGTGGCGCGCTTCTCGGCGCTGCACGACTTCGTCTATCGCAAGTGGTATTTCGACGAGCTCTATGATGCGATCTTCGTAAAGCCCGCCTTCTGGTTCGGGCGCCAGTTCTGGAAAATCGGCGATATCGGCGGGATCGACCGTTTCGGCCCCAACGGCATCGCCTGGGCAGTCCAGCGCGGATCGATCGCGACCAAATCGATCCAGTCGGGCTATCTCTACACCTATGCACTTGTCATGCTGCTCGGCCTCGTCGCCGCCATGACCTACGTTCTTCTCTAG
- a CDS encoding NADH-quinone oxidoreductase subunit M — translation MEGFPILTTMMLVPLVGAILCLFTSASVARGIALSVTMVTLALGAMLWLNFDIGGAQWQFTERAELFAGFTYALGIDGIALMLIMLSVFLMPICILASWDSIQKRVGEYMSAFLLMEVLMIGVFAAQDLFLFYIFFEASLIPMYLIIGVWGGDNRIYASYKFFLYTLLGSVLMLIAMFWMTAEAGTSDIPTLMAYDFPAGAQTWLWLAFFASFAVKVPMWPFHTWLPDAHVQAPTAGSVILAGVLLKLGGYGFIRFSLPMFPEASADLAWFVFALAMVAVVYTSLVALVQHDMKKLIAYSSVAHMAIVMVGLFAFNVQGLEGAMVLMLSHGLVSGALFLCVGVIYDRLHTREIDRYGGLSINMPYYAMFFLFFTMASIGLPGTSGFVGEFLSLAGIYQVSTWAALICTTGIILGAAYMLYLYRRVAFGVQKNADAARMDDLSGREWAMIVPVVAVVLWMGVYPESFIAPMRADIAALDARIASAAPESDSRLAAGPPREEAANALPHGADGEEGEH, via the coding sequence ATGGAAGGCTTTCCCATCCTTACGACTATGATGCTCGTGCCGCTCGTCGGCGCGATCCTCTGCCTGTTCACCAGTGCGAGCGTCGCGCGCGGCATCGCGCTCTCGGTGACGATGGTCACGCTCGCGCTGGGCGCCATGCTGTGGCTCAATTTCGATATCGGCGGCGCGCAGTGGCAGTTCACCGAGCGGGCCGAGTTGTTCGCCGGTTTCACTTACGCGCTGGGGATCGACGGCATCGCCCTGATGCTGATCATGCTTTCCGTCTTCCTGATGCCGATCTGTATCCTTGCGAGCTGGGATTCGATTCAAAAGCGCGTCGGCGAATACATGAGCGCCTTCCTGCTGATGGAAGTGCTGATGATCGGCGTGTTCGCCGCACAAGACCTGTTCCTGTTCTACATCTTCTTCGAGGCGAGCCTCATCCCGATGTATCTCATCATCGGCGTGTGGGGCGGGGACAACCGCATCTACGCGAGCTATAAGTTCTTCCTCTACACGCTTCTGGGCTCGGTCCTGATGCTGATCGCGATGTTCTGGATGACGGCCGAGGCCGGCACTTCGGACATCCCGACGCTGATGGCCTATGATTTCCCGGCGGGGGCGCAGACCTGGCTGTGGCTCGCCTTCTTCGCGAGTTTCGCGGTAAAGGTGCCGATGTGGCCTTTCCACACCTGGCTCCCCGACGCGCACGTGCAGGCGCCGACCGCAGGCTCGGTGATCCTTGCAGGCGTGCTGCTGAAGCTCGGCGGCTACGGCTTCATCCGGTTCAGCCTGCCGATGTTCCCCGAAGCGAGCGCGGACCTTGCCTGGTTCGTCTTCGCGCTTGCCATGGTGGCGGTTGTCTACACCTCGCTCGTCGCGCTGGTTCAGCACGACATGAAGAAGCTGATCGCCTATTCGAGCGTGGCGCACATGGCGATCGTGATGGTCGGTCTGTTCGCCTTCAACGTGCAGGGGCTCGAGGGGGCGATGGTGCTGATGCTGTCGCACGGCCTCGTATCGGGCGCGCTCTTCCTGTGCGTCGGCGTCATCTACGACCGCCTGCACACCCGCGAGATCGACCGCTATGGCGGCCTTTCCATCAACATGCCCTATTACGCGATGTTCTTCCTGTTCTTCACCATGGCCTCGATCGGCCTGCCGGGGACGAGCGGTTTCGTCGGCGAGTTCCTGTCGCTCGCCGGGATCTACCAGGTCTCGACCTGGGCCGCGCTGATCTGCACCACCGGCATTATCCTTGGCGCAGCATACATGCTCTATCTCTATCGCCGCGTTGCCTTCGGCGTGCAGAAGAATGCGGACGCCGCGCGCATGGACGATCTTTCGGGCCGCGAATGGGCGATGATTGTGCCCGTCGTCGCGGTCGTATTGTGGATGGGCGTCTACCCCGAAAGCTTCATCGCCCCGATGCGGGCCGACATTGCCGCGCTCGACGCGCGGATCGCTTCTGCAGCGCCCGAGAGCGATAGTCGGCTCGCGGCAGGCCCGCCCCGTGAGGAGGCAGCCAACGCCTTGCCCCACGGAGCGGATGGCGAGGAGGGAGAGCACTGA
- the nuoN gene encoding NADH-quinone oxidoreductase subunit NuoN — protein sequence MDFPASFALIAPELVLVGTGLALLLVAAWAGDKAARPITILAATGLFGAGFLLVPGLHTGMDGPGTLAFGGLLKIDSFALFAKALIYLAAIACLMVAPRFFDSEAAGLDRGMRAEYPVLVVFAVLGMSIMVSANDFMSLYLGLELNSLSAYVLAAILKRNAHSGEAGLKYFVLGALASGILLYGMSLLYGFTGGTSFDTVRAGLLGDLTYGPLFGLTFVLAGLAFKISAVPFHMWTPDVYEGAPTPVTAFFSTAPKVAAIGLTARVVFDVFGGQVLAWQQIVMFAALASIIFGALGAIGQENLKRLLAYSSINNVGFILLGLAVASEAGASAMLVYLFIYVAMSLGSFVALLMLRSEEGGLYETFGDIRGLSVTQPAIAWCLLIFMFSLAGIPPLLGFYSKFVVFQATVDAGLIAFGAIAIAASVIGAFYYIKFVKVMFFDEPVGLVTGESGTGHWALLFLMAALLSPLGYLLTPSLTDLADKAASSLFFAV from the coding sequence ATGGACTTTCCCGCAAGTTTCGCGCTGATCGCGCCCGAACTGGTCCTCGTAGGGACCGGCCTTGCCCTGTTGCTCGTCGCGGCATGGGCAGGCGACAAGGCGGCGCGGCCCATCACCATTCTCGCCGCGACCGGCCTGTTCGGGGCGGGCTTCCTGCTTGTCCCCGGCCTCCATACCGGCATGGATGGCCCCGGCACGCTCGCTTTCGGCGGACTGCTCAAGATCGACAGCTTCGCGCTGTTCGCCAAGGCGTTGATCTACCTTGCCGCGATCGCCTGCCTGATGGTCGCGCCGCGGTTTTTCGACAGTGAGGCGGCGGGCCTCGACCGCGGCATGCGCGCCGAATATCCGGTCCTGGTCGTCTTCGCCGTGCTCGGCATGAGCATCATGGTGTCGGCCAACGATTTCATGTCGCTCTATCTCGGGCTCGAACTGAACAGCCTGTCGGCCTATGTCCTGGCCGCGATCCTGAAGCGCAATGCGCATTCGGGCGAAGCGGGGCTGAAATATTTCGTGCTCGGCGCGCTCGCCTCGGGCATCCTGCTTTACGGGATGAGCCTGCTATACGGGTTCACCGGAGGGACCAGTTTCGACACGGTGCGCGCCGGTCTTCTGGGCGACCTTACTTATGGCCCGCTCTTCGGGCTGACCTTCGTGCTGGCCGGCCTCGCCTTCAAGATCTCCGCCGTGCCGTTCCACATGTGGACGCCCGACGTCTACGAAGGCGCGCCGACGCCCGTGACCGCCTTCTTCTCGACCGCACCCAAGGTCGCCGCGATCGGACTGACCGCGCGGGTCGTGTTCGACGTGTTCGGCGGGCAGGTCCTCGCCTGGCAGCAGATCGTCATGTTCGCCGCGCTGGCATCGATCATCTTCGGTGCGCTCGGTGCGATCGGGCAGGAGAACCTCAAGCGGCTGCTCGCCTATTCCTCGATCAACAATGTCGGTTTCATCCTGCTCGGTCTCGCGGTCGCCAGCGAGGCCGGGGCCTCGGCAATGCTGGTCTACCTGTTCATCTATGTCGCAATGAGCCTTGGCAGCTTCGTCGCGCTGCTGATGCTCAGGAGCGAGGAGGGCGGGCTTTACGAAACCTTCGGCGACATTCGCGGGCTTTCGGTGACCCAGCCAGCGATCGCGTGGTGTCTTCTGATCTTCATGTTCAGCCTCGCCGGCATCCCGCCACTGCTCGGCTTCTACAGCAAGTTCGTCGTCTTCCAGGCTACGGTCGATGCCGGCCTCATAGCGTTCGGCGCCATCGCCATCGCGGCGAGCGTCATCGGGGCGTTCTACTACATCAAGTTCGTCAAGGTGATGTTCTTCGACGAACCGGTGGGGCTCGTTACCGGCGAGAGCGGAACAGGGCATTGGGCTCTGCTGTTTCTGATGGCAGCGCTTCTCTCGCCGCTTGGCTATCTCTTGACCCCATCCCTGACCGACCTCGCCGACAAGGCTGCGTCTTCGCTGTTCTTTGCGGTTTGA
- a CDS encoding biotin--[acetyl-CoA-carboxylase] ligase, translated as MSDAHSIRILEETGSTNADLASLIREGRAPAEGDWLIARKQNAGRGRQGREWFDGSGNFMGSSLVLRLDNDPPPASLSFVAALAVHDAAAGAVGKTDDLELKWPNDVLLSGGKLSGILLEMVGRHVIVGIGVNLARAPDLPERSTAAIADHAPAPSPEDFARSLAEAFASRLAEWRSEGLSVTLQRFLALSIYAPGSHLRVHDGEGEAVEGRFAGLETSDGALRLRLADGSERVIRAGDVD; from the coding sequence TTGAGCGACGCACATTCCATCCGCATTCTGGAGGAGACGGGATCGACCAATGCCGATCTCGCTTCGCTGATCCGCGAGGGCAGGGCGCCTGCCGAGGGCGACTGGCTCATCGCGCGCAAACAGAATGCCGGACGGGGGCGGCAGGGGCGCGAATGGTTCGATGGATCGGGCAATTTCATGGGCTCGAGCCTCGTCCTGCGGCTCGACAACGATCCGCCTCCTGCTTCGCTGAGTTTCGTGGCTGCGCTTGCGGTCCATGATGCGGCCGCCGGCGCCGTCGGCAAGACGGACGATCTTGAGTTAAAATGGCCCAATGACGTGCTGCTATCCGGCGGAAAGCTGTCGGGCATATTGCTTGAAATGGTCGGGCGGCATGTCATCGTGGGGATCGGCGTGAACCTCGCCCGCGCGCCGGATCTGCCGGAAAGAAGTACCGCCGCCATCGCGGATCATGCGCCTGCACCATCGCCCGAAGACTTCGCCCGCAGCCTTGCCGAGGCCTTCGCTTCGCGCCTCGCCGAATGGCGAAGCGAGGGTCTGTCAGTAACGCTGCAGCGCTTTCTCGCGCTTTCGATCTATGCTCCCGGATCGCACCTGCGCGTTCATGACGGCGAGGGCGAGGCGGTCGAAGGACGCTTCGCCGGGCTGGAGACGAGCGACGGAGCGCTGCGTCTGCGCTTGGCGGATGGATCGGAACGTGTCATTCGCGCGGGCGACGTGGACTAG
- a CDS encoding type III pantothenate kinase — translation MLLAADVGNTNVVFALFDGEGAARKVRARWRIATDPRRTGDEYAVWLLQLLKIEGVERSDITQIIFASVVPRADHNLTVLAQKYFGLTPLFAGQGAARWRFEIDVDQPSSLGADRALNILAAHHKYGGDLIVIDFGTATKFEAIDFNGTYKGGSIAPGINLSLDALVGKTAKLPRIAIRAPDTTSVIGRNTEDQMLIGVFWGYVAMMEGLVERMRAEIGRPAKIVATGGLAILFDEATDMFDHVDADLTIEGLGILAEQTEQG, via the coding sequence ATGCTGCTCGCCGCCGATGTCGGAAACACCAATGTCGTCTTCGCCCTGTTTGACGGGGAGGGCGCCGCGCGCAAGGTGCGTGCGCGCTGGCGCATCGCAACCGATCCGCGGCGCACCGGCGACGAATACGCGGTCTGGCTGCTGCAGCTTCTCAAGATCGAAGGGGTCGAACGCTCCGACATCACGCAGATCATCTTCGCCTCGGTCGTGCCGCGCGCCGACCATAACCTGACGGTCCTTGCCCAGAAATATTTCGGCCTCACGCCGCTTTTCGCGGGGCAGGGGGCGGCGCGCTGGCGGTTCGAGATCGACGTCGATCAGCCTTCCTCGCTCGGTGCCGATCGCGCGCTCAACATCCTTGCCGCGCATCACAAATATGGCGGCGACCTGATCGTGATCGATTTCGGTACCGCGACCAAGTTCGAAGCGATCGATTTCAACGGCACCTACAAGGGCGGCTCGATCGCCCCGGGGATCAACCTTTCGCTCGACGCATTGGTCGGCAAGACAGCAAAGCTCCCGCGGATCGCGATCCGGGCGCCCGACACCACCAGCGTGATCGGCCGCAACACCGAAGACCAGATGCTGATCGGCGTGTTCTGGGGCTATGTCGCGATGATGGAAGGGCTGGTCGAACGCATGCGGGCCGAGATCGGTCGCCCTGCAAAGATCGTCGCCACAGGCGGGCTCGCGATCCTGTTCGACGAGGCGACCGACATGTTCGACCATGTCGATGCCGACCTTACAATCGAAGGGCTCGGCATTCTCGCCGAACAGACCGAGCAAGGCTGA
- a CDS encoding ribonuclease J, with the protein MDKNFRPQDELLFLALGGSGEIGMNVNLYGCEGKWLMVDLGMTFSGGEYPGVDLVFADLEFIEDRRKDLLGIVLTHAHEDHIGAVPYFAGDLGVPLYATPFTADLVARKLEEAGLLGEVEINIIEEDHGQIELGPFKITYLPLAHSIAEGNALLIDTPHGRVFHTGDWKLDEDPIIGEPTTEAELRAIGEEGVLALVCDSTNVFNPNPSGSEGAVHKALMEEVARHSGKRVLVTTFASNVARLQTLGEVARETGRRVCVAGRSLDRIIEVAQDNGYLEDFPETVDFDTAMGLPRGEVLILATGGQGEPRAALSRIAEGNHPLELASGDVVLFSSRQIPGNEIAIGKVQNQLAARGITMVTDRQSLIHVSGHPGRPELEALYSWLRPHVLVPVHGEMKHMVEQARLGKECQIPKAVVQSNGDIVRLAPGDPGRLAQVRNGRLVLDGDIIAPSDGDAVVMRRRIAHEGVLIVVLVPGETPLIEAIGLPLDEDMADFVAEAQEDILKAVGRLKGKDARDLAAIHEAARLAARRAAQRWSGKKPQVRVLMPGA; encoded by the coding sequence ATGGACAAGAATTTCAGACCTCAGGACGAATTGCTCTTCCTCGCCCTCGGCGGATCGGGCGAGATCGGGATGAACGTCAATCTCTACGGCTGCGAAGGTAAGTGGCTGATGGTCGATCTCGGCATGACCTTTTCGGGCGGCGAATACCCTGGGGTCGATCTCGTCTTTGCCGATCTCGAATTCATCGAGGATCGCCGCAAGGACCTTCTGGGGATCGTCCTCACCCACGCGCATGAGGATCATATCGGCGCGGTCCCCTATTTCGCAGGCGATCTTGGCGTCCCGCTTTACGCGACGCCCTTCACTGCCGATCTCGTCGCGCGCAAGCTTGAGGAAGCGGGCTTGCTCGGAGAAGTCGAAATCAACATCATCGAGGAAGATCACGGGCAGATCGAGCTCGGGCCTTTCAAGATCACCTATCTCCCGCTCGCCCATTCGATCGCCGAAGGCAACGCGCTGCTGATCGACACCCCGCATGGCCGTGTCTTCCACACCGGGGACTGGAAACTGGACGAGGACCCGATCATCGGCGAGCCAACGACCGAGGCGGAATTGCGCGCGATCGGTGAGGAAGGCGTGCTCGCGCTCGTTTGCGATTCGACCAATGTCTTCAACCCGAACCCTTCGGGCTCCGAAGGCGCGGTGCACAAGGCACTTATGGAGGAGGTCGCGCGCCATTCCGGCAAGCGCGTTCTGGTCACCACTTTCGCGAGCAACGTCGCCCGGCTCCAGACCCTCGGCGAGGTCGCGCGCGAGACCGGGCGGCGGGTCTGCGTCGCGGGCCGTTCGCTCGACCGGATCATCGAGGTTGCGCAGGACAACGGCTATCTCGAGGACTTTCCGGAAACGGTCGATTTCGACACCGCGATGGGCCTGCCGAGGGGCGAAGTGCTCATCCTTGCGACCGGCGGGCAGGGTGAACCTCGCGCGGCTCTGTCGCGGATCGCCGAAGGTAACCACCCGCTCGAACTCGCAAGTGGGGACGTCGTATTGTTCTCCTCGCGCCAGATCCCCGGCAACGAGATCGCGATCGGCAAGGTCCAGAACCAGCTCGCCGCGCGCGGGATCACGATGGTGACAGACCGGCAGAGCCTCATCCACGTCTCGGGCCACCCGGGGCGCCCCGAACTCGAAGCGCTCTATTCATGGCTCCGCCCGCACGTGCTGGTCCCGGTCCACGGCGAGATGAAGCATATGGTCGAGCAGGCGCGGCTCGGGAAGGAATGCCAGATCCCGAAAGCGGTCGTGCAGTCGAATGGCGACATCGTTCGTCTTGCGCCGGGTGACCCGGGCCGGCTCGCCCAGGTGCGCAACGGTCGCCTCGTTCTCGACGGTGACATCATCGCTCCGTCAGATGGCGACGCGGTCGTCATGCGTCGCCGGATTGCGCATGAAGGGGTGCTGATCGTCGTCCTCGTCCCTGGCGAAACCCCGCTGATCGAGGCGATCGGCCTGCCGCTCGACGAAGACATGGCGGATTTCGTAGCCGAGGCGCAGGAAGATATCCTGAAGGCCGTCGGCAGGCTCAAGGGCAAGGATGCGCGCGATCTCGCGGCAATCCACGAAGCCGCGCGTCTTGCCGCTCGCCGGGCCGCGCAACGCTGGTCGGGCAAGAAGCCGCAGGTCCGCGTGCTCATGCCGGGGGCCTGA
- a CDS encoding DUF1467 family protein: MEWTSILAIYFLVWIATAFVMLPFGVRTAEEEGAERVPGQAESAPVNFRPRRLALRATALAAVLTGIYVLNYEQGWITAEDIDLMPEPPADLQR; encoded by the coding sequence ATGGAATGGACCTCAATCCTCGCGATCTATTTCCTGGTCTGGATCGCGACTGCTTTCGTGATGCTGCCTTTCGGCGTGCGCACCGCCGAGGAAGAAGGCGCGGAACGGGTGCCGGGCCAGGCTGAGAGCGCCCCGGTCAATTTCCGTCCCCGCCGGCTCGCATTGCGCGCGACGGCGCTGGCTGCGGTTCTGACGGGTATCTATGTCCTCAATTACGAGCAGGGCTGGATCACTGCGGAGGACATCGATCTGATGCCTGAGCCACCCGCCGACCTGCAGCGCTAA